The proteins below come from a single Prochlorococcus marinus str. MIT 9215 genomic window:
- a CDS encoding MAPEG family protein, giving the protein MQVAFAWSLCLSVFVVLLSIIPLTIGRVKAGYSVENMSAPRALFDELPSYGKRAVWCHQNCWESISLHAPACLLCLITLTDSNIAIIAAWSHPVFRFLYIGAYVFNIPTARGLLWASGIFTTLLLYKDGLTQLI; this is encoded by the coding sequence ATGCAAGTAGCTTTTGCCTGGAGTCTTTGTCTATCAGTTTTTGTTGTTTTATTGTCTATCATTCCATTAACTATAGGGAGAGTTAAAGCAGGATATTCTGTTGAAAATATGTCTGCTCCAAGAGCTTTATTCGATGAATTACCTTCTTATGGTAAAAGAGCAGTTTGGTGTCATCAAAATTGTTGGGAAAGTATTTCTCTACATGCTCCCGCTTGTCTTCTTTGTTTGATTACTTTAACTGACTCAAACATTGCAATTATTGCAGCATGGAGTCATCCTGTTTTTCGTTTTTTATATATTGGTGCTTATGTATTTAATATTCCAACAGCTAGAGGTTTATTGTGGGCCTCTGGAATTTTTACAACACTTTTGCTGTATAAAGATGGCTTAACACAATTGATATAA
- a CDS encoding DUF1330 domain-containing protein, whose product MTKSYWLKKISIPNADLFLEYIRTVLPWIKSVGGVIVKRDLIQESTSNEWDGGQLGLVIEFESKFAAKKAFYSEVFQEYLQSRDLMELVTISTL is encoded by the coding sequence ATGACAAAGAGCTATTGGCTAAAGAAAATTTCAATTCCAAATGCTGATCTATTCTTGGAATATATAAGGACAGTACTGCCTTGGATTAAATCTGTGGGAGGCGTGATTGTAAAAAGAGATTTAATACAAGAATCAACATCAAATGAATGGGATGGAGGGCAGCTTGGATTAGTAATAGAATTCGAATCAAAATTTGCTGCTAAAAAAGCATTTTATTCTGAAGTATTTCAAGAATATCTTCAGTCCAGAGATTTAATGGAACTAGTTACTATAAGTACTCTTTAA
- a CDS encoding metal ABC transporter solute-binding protein, Zn/Mn family, whose protein sequence is MSIFKRLLTNRTGSSKSIIKNSVIAGTIIFSGFGQDVMAKGKSYVAVEPLVCDLVKSIALPSDEVTCLVDRKQDVHDLKINPRQAQLLNSADKVFTLGKEMTPSMRNWENKRNTVVVGVSAIDVDDHSDHGGHDDHAEHSAKVDDHSDHGGQDDHSDHGGHDDHAEGAFEWAGKFQLSKGSYKWSFEKVDGEYADPAMKMVILKSNDIEGSEDLAKELLGSKDSISRKNDGTLIASNKAFVLNFDQRKESTVFNVDIKEDGQYIFFTEHMPFEFEATQHFFKDVSNSDIEPIAQVPDEGEGHHHHHDHGGLDPHVWHDPHNIIKMGDLISKSLKKDISVFNRGDRKLINERFKKADSLLEGLDSWIVEQVSSIPEENRIIVSKHKAMEYYGDAFGFETISLLDFLGDSSSLRPDNISSTLKMLDEENVQAIFPEQIPASKLLRNLSRQSSVPLASNQIFVDGLMMDGNTVSVAVHNTCTIVDSLGGSCDKESGSNLESEWYTLSD, encoded by the coding sequence ATGTCAATTTTTAAAAGACTTTTAACAAATAGAACAGGTTCGAGTAAGTCAATTATTAAAAATTCCGTAATCGCTGGAACGATTATATTTTCTGGTTTTGGGCAGGATGTTATGGCAAAAGGAAAATCATACGTAGCCGTAGAACCACTAGTTTGTGATTTAGTTAAATCAATTGCATTACCATCTGACGAAGTTACATGCTTAGTAGATAGAAAACAAGATGTTCATGACTTAAAGATCAATCCAAGGCAAGCTCAATTACTAAATAGCGCAGACAAAGTATTTACTCTTGGTAAAGAAATGACTCCAAGTATGAGAAATTGGGAAAATAAAAGGAATACTGTTGTTGTAGGTGTTAGTGCAATAGACGTAGATGATCATTCTGATCATGGAGGTCATGATGATCATGCTGAACATTCAGCTAAGGTAGATGACCACTCTGATCATGGAGGTCAAGACGATCACTCAGATCATGGTGGACATGATGATCACGCTGAGGGTGCTTTCGAATGGGCAGGCAAATTCCAACTTTCTAAGGGTTCTTACAAATGGTCATTTGAAAAAGTCGATGGAGAATATGCAGATCCTGCAATGAAGATGGTGATTCTCAAATCTAATGACATAGAAGGTTCTGAAGATTTAGCTAAAGAACTATTAGGATCTAAAGACTCAATTAGCAGAAAAAATGATGGTACTTTGATAGCCAGTAATAAAGCTTTTGTTCTTAACTTTGATCAAAGAAAAGAAAGTACTGTTTTTAACGTGGATATCAAAGAAGATGGTCAATATATATTTTTTACTGAACACATGCCTTTTGAGTTTGAAGCAACTCAACACTTTTTTAAAGACGTTTCAAATAGTGATATAGAACCAATAGCACAAGTACCAGACGAAGGAGAGGGGCATCATCATCATCATGACCATGGAGGGCTAGATCCTCATGTTTGGCATGATCCACATAACATCATAAAAATGGGAGATCTCATAAGCAAAAGTTTAAAGAAAGATATTTCAGTTTTTAATAGAGGTGACAGAAAACTAATTAATGAAAGATTCAAAAAAGCTGATTCTCTCTTAGAAGGTTTAGATAGTTGGATCGTCGAACAAGTAAGCTCAATTCCTGAGGAAAACAGAATAATTGTCTCTAAACACAAAGCAATGGAATACTACGGGGATGCATTTGGTTTTGAAACCATTAGTTTACTTGACTTTCTTGGAGACTCCTCAAGCTTAAGGCCAGACAACATAAGTTCTACTTTAAAAATGTTAGATGAAGAGAATGTTCAGGCAATATTTCCTGAACAAATTCCAGCATCTAAGTTATTAAGAAACTTAAGTAGACAAAGTTCAGTTCCTTTAGCTTCTAATCAAATATTCGTTGATGGATTGATGATGGATGGTAATACGGTTTCAGTAGCCGTTCACAACACTTGTACAATTGTTGATTCATTAGGTGGAAGCTGTGATAAAGAATCTGGCTCCAATCTTGAGTCTGAATGGTACACACTTTCAGATTAA
- a CDS encoding DUF2470 domain-containing protein codes for MKIISKETSKRVCDHMNNDHIDSVRKYLIHYGKISSFENAYMEEISNSYIKINYDGKSAIINFKNEISEEEIHSTLVSMIKEIK; via the coding sequence ATGAAAATAATTAGTAAAGAAACAAGTAAAAGAGTTTGTGATCATATGAACAATGATCACATAGATTCAGTTCGCAAATATCTTATTCATTATGGGAAGATATCAAGCTTTGAGAATGCTTATATGGAAGAAATTAGTAATAGTTATATAAAAATCAATTATGATGGCAAGTCAGCAATTATCAACTTTAAAAATGAAATATCTGAAGAAGAAATTCATTCAACTTTAGTTTCAATGATTAAAGAGATTAAATAA
- a CDS encoding acyl-CoA thioesterase — protein MNSKPVWKIEKIVLPQHADHAGVMWHGTYFNWLEESRINALLEVGISYFELTKKGLDLPLINASIRYISPLFLGEKITIESEFNIKKSPRINVISKFINKKKEILTIAEVNLVLINKLNFSIIRKRPDFLSESFIKLNG, from the coding sequence ATGAACTCAAAACCAGTTTGGAAAATAGAAAAAATAGTTTTACCTCAACATGCAGATCATGCAGGAGTAATGTGGCACGGTACATATTTTAATTGGCTTGAAGAAAGCCGAATAAATGCACTTTTAGAGGTAGGTATAAGTTATTTTGAACTAACTAAAAAAGGCTTAGATTTACCTTTAATCAATGCATCAATAAGATATATATCCCCTTTATTTCTTGGTGAAAAAATCACAATAGAGAGCGAATTCAATATTAAGAAAAGTCCTAGAATTAATGTAATTTCAAAATTTATTAATAAGAAAAAAGAAATCTTAACTATTGCTGAAGTTAATTTAGTTTTAATAAATAAACTAAATTTTTCTATAATAAGAAAAAGGCCAGATTTTCTATCGGAATCATTTATTAAATTAAACGGTTGA
- a CDS encoding ABC transporter ATP-binding protein, translating to MATLVAENLTFAYTKKSKPALNKVSVEIKPGTLTALVGPNGAGKSTLLRILQGQNTPDKGEIKIDGQNLYRSRALVALMPQRSSMNWKFPITVEKLVSLGQIKYSKSRSNNPFQIKTLLAYPNSWINKCCELEATMQRVGIANLANRRLDSLSGGQQQRALLAKTLMSPAKIFLLDEPCAALDPPAKEDFLKIVRQLADAGLSLLVSSHDWGESLNNYDQVIVLDKSVLAVGSPDQIKDKLEAINISSINENNFCD from the coding sequence ATGGCTACTTTAGTCGCTGAAAATTTAACCTTTGCATACACAAAAAAAAGTAAGCCAGCTTTGAATAAGGTATCGGTTGAGATTAAACCTGGAACTCTAACAGCGTTAGTTGGCCCAAACGGTGCTGGTAAATCTACTCTTTTAAGAATATTGCAAGGACAAAATACTCCAGATAAAGGCGAAATAAAGATTGACGGTCAAAATTTATATAGATCTAGAGCTCTTGTGGCACTTATGCCTCAAAGAAGTTCTATGAATTGGAAGTTCCCCATTACAGTTGAAAAATTGGTATCTCTTGGTCAAATAAAGTATTCAAAATCAAGAAGTAATAACCCCTTTCAAATTAAAACTCTTCTAGCATATCCTAATTCTTGGATTAATAAATGTTGTGAATTAGAGGCGACAATGCAAAGAGTAGGCATTGCAAATTTGGCTAATAGAAGACTCGATTCTCTTTCAGGAGGACAGCAACAAAGAGCTCTATTAGCAAAAACTCTTATGTCCCCTGCAAAAATATTTCTTTTAGATGAACCTTGTGCAGCTTTGGACCCACCTGCAAAGGAAGATTTTCTAAAAATTGTTCGTCAACTTGCGGATGCGGGACTATCTTTGCTCGTAAGTAGCCATGATTGGGGCGAGTCTTTAAATAACTATGATCAAGTAATCGTTCTTGATAAAAGTGTTTTGGCAGTTGGTAGTCCTGACCAAATAAAAGATAAATTAGAGGCTATAAACATTAGCTCTATAAACGAAAATAATTTCTGTGATTAG
- the dusB gene encoding tRNA dihydrouridine synthase DusB: MSSNIELKGRGVNRIITSKVMLSPLAGVTDDIFRRLVRKWAPNSLLFTEMINATSLKKGFGTQKINQIDLEEGPVGIQIFDYRPHAVSEAAKQAEDSGAFLIDINMGCPVKKIAKKGGGSALIKDRKLAMELVKNVVKAVKIPVTVKTRLGWDSKEENIEDFLFKLQDAGATMITIHGRTRKQGFSGKSDWEMIGRLKSLLEIPVIANGDIKNPDDALNCLKKTNADGVMIGRGILGSPWKIGEIDYAISENKNFKKPNTEEKLYLIIEHLDELIKEKGDHGLLLARKHISWTCKDFKGASNLRNKLVRAVDKNEVKSLIKKMIKTLNNEKNTLVLNKSIL, translated from the coding sequence ATGTCTTCAAATATAGAACTTAAAGGAAGAGGAGTTAATAGGATAATTACGAGTAAGGTTATGCTATCGCCATTAGCAGGAGTTACAGATGACATTTTTAGGCGACTTGTACGTAAATGGGCTCCAAACTCCTTACTTTTTACAGAAATGATTAATGCCACAAGTCTTAAAAAAGGATTTGGAACACAAAAAATCAATCAAATAGATTTAGAAGAAGGTCCAGTTGGAATACAAATTTTTGATTATAGACCACATGCTGTTTCTGAAGCCGCCAAACAAGCTGAGGACTCCGGAGCTTTCTTAATTGATATAAACATGGGGTGTCCAGTAAAAAAAATTGCGAAGAAAGGTGGAGGCAGCGCCTTAATTAAAGACCGAAAACTTGCTATGGAATTAGTCAAAAATGTTGTAAAAGCTGTCAAAATACCAGTTACAGTAAAAACACGACTCGGATGGGATAGTAAAGAAGAAAATATAGAGGATTTCTTATTTAAGCTTCAAGATGCAGGAGCTACAATGATCACAATTCATGGGAGAACTAGAAAGCAGGGTTTTTCAGGCAAGTCAGATTGGGAAATGATCGGGAGACTTAAAAGTTTGTTAGAAATTCCAGTAATTGCTAACGGTGATATCAAAAATCCAGATGACGCTCTTAATTGTTTAAAAAAAACGAATGCTGATGGTGTAATGATTGGACGAGGGATTTTAGGATCACCATGGAAAATAGGTGAAATAGATTATGCAATTAGTGAAAATAAAAATTTTAAGAAACCAAACACTGAAGAAAAACTATATTTAATTATTGAGCATCTTGATGAATTAATAAAAGAAAAAGGTGATCATGGCTTGCTTCTTGCTAGGAAACATATCTCATGGACATGCAAAGACTTTAAAGGAGCATCAAATTTGAGAAATAAATTGGTTAGAGCTGTTGATAAAAATGAAGTTAAAAGTTTAATAAAAAAAATGATTAAAACTTTGAATAATGAAAAAAATACATTAGTGTTAAACAAATCTATTCTTTAA
- a CDS encoding OsmC family protein has translation MTKVKCSYLGDLNCEAIHLQSGSLIRTDAPLDHCGKGESFSPTDLLATSLGTCLLTIMAIKAKSKGFDLKNIYLNIEKIMTQNSERKIKELIIEIFIKDLTSNETIDFLKKASKECPVTRNLSQEIDIKISWHYE, from the coding sequence ATGACTAAAGTGAAATGTTCTTATTTAGGAGATTTAAACTGTGAGGCTATTCATCTACAATCTGGAAGTCTTATTAGAACGGATGCACCTTTAGATCACTGTGGTAAAGGAGAAAGTTTTTCCCCAACTGATTTATTAGCAACATCTCTAGGTACTTGTCTGCTAACCATTATGGCAATAAAAGCTAAATCTAAAGGATTTGATTTGAAAAATATATATTTAAATATTGAAAAAATAATGACACAAAATAGTGAGAGAAAGATAAAAGAACTAATAATAGAAATTTTTATAAAAGACCTCACTTCTAATGAAACTATTGATTTTTTGAAGAAAGCTTCTAAAGAATGTCCAGTTACAAGAAATTTATCACAAGAAATAGATATTAAAATTAGTTGGCATTATGAATAA
- a CDS encoding Fur family transcriptional regulator, with protein sequence MIKNTGQKMISETMVTKSDITKRQEQLLEELNKCDDELTGQELHRQLIESGKAMGLTTVYRNLQVLIKHGLIRSRHLPTGEVLYTPVDRDIHHLTCVQCGETSKMEGCPVKDIHTPKTNPKKFQLLFHTLEYFGLCQNCYQAQN encoded by the coding sequence ATGATCAAAAATACGGGACAAAAAATGATTTCGGAAACAATGGTAACTAAGTCTGACATTACCAAAAGACAAGAACAACTTCTTGAAGAACTTAATAAATGTGATGATGAATTGACTGGTCAAGAGTTGCATAGACAATTGATAGAAAGCGGGAAGGCTATGGGATTGACAACTGTTTACAGGAATCTTCAAGTTCTTATAAAGCATGGCTTAATACGTTCTAGACATCTCCCAACAGGAGAGGTTCTTTACACTCCCGTAGATAGAGATATTCATCATTTGACCTGTGTTCAATGTGGTGAGACATCAAAAATGGAAGGATGCCCGGTAAAAGATATTCATACACCCAAAACAAATCCAAAGAAATTCCAATTGTTGTTTCATACCCTCGAGTATTTCGGGCTTTGCCAAAACTGTTATCAAGCTCAGAATTAA
- a CDS encoding metal ABC transporter permease, whose translation MSFINNNWWLVPLIITIFSGILCPAMGTVLITHKRLLQVNLISHCVLPGLALALALGIHPSIGGVISGLLGSVIVESLTNRKSENYEAVMNTILAGMLGFGVLIIPLLGIRIDLEAVLFGDLLTANFGDLLRTIIAFLVFIFLMTFGYEKVVYVGLDPEGASASGINVSLLNLALSFTTALVIVSSMSAVGVILVIALLSTPTLLGLNKAHSLRIAMIRSSFFGLCISLLGFILSIVFNLSPGPAISVICVASLLIPKLRK comes from the coding sequence ATGTCTTTTATTAATAACAACTGGTGGCTGGTTCCGTTAATAATAACTATATTCTCCGGGATCTTATGCCCAGCTATGGGAACTGTATTAATCACTCATAAGAGATTATTACAAGTTAATTTAATATCTCATTGTGTATTGCCTGGACTTGCTCTCGCATTAGCGCTCGGAATTCACCCCTCAATTGGTGGTGTTATCAGCGGCCTTTTAGGCTCAGTAATTGTGGAAAGTTTAACTAATAGAAAAAGTGAAAATTATGAAGCAGTTATGAATACTATTCTTGCTGGAATGCTTGGATTTGGAGTCCTTATAATCCCTTTACTCGGGATAAGGATTGATTTGGAGGCAGTATTATTTGGCGATTTATTGACAGCAAATTTTGGAGATTTACTTAGAACAATAATTGCTTTTTTAGTCTTTATATTTTTAATGACTTTTGGATATGAAAAGGTTGTTTATGTGGGATTGGATCCAGAAGGTGCATCCGCGAGTGGTATAAACGTTTCTTTATTAAATCTTGCTTTGAGTTTTACAACTGCATTAGTAATTGTTAGTTCAATGTCAGCAGTGGGAGTAATTCTTGTTATTGCTCTTCTTTCTACCCCAACTCTGCTAGGGCTAAATAAGGCTCATAGTTTAAGAATTGCAATGATTAGGTCTTCATTCTTTGGATTATGCATCTCTCTTCTAGGCTTTATTCTTTCTATAGTCTTTAATTTGTCGCCTGGACCTGCAATTAGTGTTATTTGTGTCGCTTCTCTTTTGATACCTAAACTTCGCAAATAA
- a CDS encoding Nif11 family protein: MSDKDLSNFLKKIEQLNQIAELIKKNPSKKLSLSKCKNHNEVIKLTTEWGFDIGKRWGEY; encoded by the coding sequence ATGTCAGATAAAGATCTAAGTAATTTTCTTAAAAAAATAGAGCAACTTAATCAAATTGCTGAGCTAATAAAAAAAAATCCTAGTAAAAAGTTGTCCCTTTCAAAATGTAAAAATCATAATGAAGTAATTAAATTAACCACTGAATGGGGTTTTGATATTGGTAAAAGGTGGGGAGAATATTAA
- a CDS encoding PAP/fibrillin family protein — protein MKKIEVKFTHAGVIGPNFAIKNIKAMKEINYEQLGWLKITYLSNRFRICRGDKGNLFVLRKIN, from the coding sequence ATGAAAAAAATTGAGGTCAAATTTACACATGCAGGTGTTATAGGTCCTAATTTTGCAATAAAAAATATAAAGGCTATGAAAGAAATAAATTATGAACAACTAGGGTGGTTAAAGATAACTTATCTAAGTAATAGGTTTAGAATATGCAGAGGTGATAAAGGCAATTTATTTGTTTTAAGAAAAATAAATTGA
- a CDS encoding translation initiation factor IF-2 N-terminal domain-containing protein — MKGLRVLELSEALNVDSSDLLAVCAILKIKATSRLSMLSFQECKKITVYYENKI; from the coding sequence ATGAAAGGTCTTAGAGTCCTAGAGCTTTCTGAAGCACTTAACGTTGATAGCTCCGATTTATTAGCTGTTTGTGCAATTCTCAAAATAAAAGCAACATCTAGATTAAGCATGCTTTCATTTCAAGAATGTAAGAAAATAACTGTTTACTATGAAAATAAAATTTAG
- a CDS encoding restriction endonuclease, with product MKNFILIIFIILLIFIIVRNYQIKKKRFKLNNALNANFFIQTINNLIEENKYNLLEERIRLIQIDAYGNEDYKKWIGNPPLDEKSIEKNILNGSKRFKEGIPYFWEKVILKKFGSMALFFEKWRSYCDMNPNIDDEIIGSIRKLETEDWFVFVASQIEKSCLNLIEKNYSNKNKENYKKGIRFENYCMAILKQNGWEVKETPNTGDQGVDLIASINDLRICIQCKDHKKAIGNKAVQEISAGKLFWKGTHAVIVSKTGFTKSAHQLAKSNKVKLINEYQLKDLDNFIV from the coding sequence ATGAAAAATTTTATTTTAATTATTTTTATCATTCTTTTAATATTTATAATTGTAAGAAATTATCAAATTAAAAAGAAAAGGTTCAAATTAAATAATGCCTTAAATGCCAATTTTTTTATTCAAACAATTAATAATTTAATAGAAGAAAACAAATACAATTTGTTAGAGGAAAGGATTAGATTAATACAAATAGATGCTTACGGTAACGAGGATTATAAAAAATGGATTGGCAATCCACCTCTTGATGAAAAATCTATAGAGAAAAATATATTAAATGGATCTAAGCGATTTAAAGAGGGAATACCATACTTTTGGGAAAAAGTAATTTTAAAAAAATTTGGAAGTATGGCATTATTTTTCGAAAAGTGGAGATCTTATTGTGATATGAATCCTAATATTGATGATGAGATTATTGGATCTATTAGAAAGCTCGAAACTGAAGATTGGTTTGTATTTGTAGCAAGTCAAATAGAGAAATCATGCTTAAACCTAATAGAAAAAAACTACTCAAATAAAAACAAGGAAAACTACAAAAAAGGTATTAGATTTGAGAATTATTGTATGGCAATTCTCAAACAAAATGGCTGGGAAGTGAAAGAAACCCCTAATACAGGAGATCAAGGGGTTGACTTAATTGCTTCAATAAATGATTTGAGAATATGTATTCAATGCAAAGATCATAAAAAAGCTATTGGGAATAAAGCAGTTCAGGAAATTTCAGCTGGTAAATTATTTTGGAAAGGTACACACGCAGTAATAGTGTCAAAGACTGGCTTTACAAAGTCTGCCCATCAACTAGCAAAATCAAATAAAGTAAAACTAATCAATGAATATCAATTAAAAGATTTAGATAATTTTATTGTTTAA
- a CDS encoding DUF1499 domain-containing protein: MKILFFAILICSSFLFPSSSFASHVELKPCVEIAHCVREEWEVNNIEEPFEQIKTFIEKTPRTEIVEIDGDYLHAEATSKWMKYVDDLEVSFLPDSNILLIRSESRVGESDLGVNRKRVDLLKSKMF, from the coding sequence ATGAAAATACTTTTTTTTGCAATTTTGATTTGTTCAAGCTTCTTATTCCCTTCTTCATCATTTGCCTCACATGTAGAACTAAAACCTTGTGTAGAGATTGCACATTGTGTAAGAGAGGAATGGGAGGTTAATAATATTGAGGAACCTTTTGAACAGATAAAAACTTTTATCGAAAAAACTCCAAGGACTGAGATTGTAGAAATTGATGGTGATTATCTTCATGCTGAGGCAACCAGTAAATGGATGAAGTATGTAGACGACTTAGAAGTGTCCTTTTTACCCGATTCAAATATCCTATTAATAAGATCAGAATCAAGAGTTGGAGAAAGTGATTTGGGAGTGAATCGAAAAAGAGTTGATTTACTAAAATCAAAAATGTTTTAG
- a CDS encoding CobW family GTP-binding protein, with product MSIKDKVPVTILTGFLGSGKTTLLNRILSEEHGKRIAVIENEYGEVGIDQGLVINADEEVFEMSNGCICCTVRGDLIRVLGNLMKRRDKFDYVLVETTGLADPGPVAQTFFMDEEISSEFTLDGIVTLVDAAHIDQQLGRSDESSEQVAFADVLVLNKTDLVSDDALNTLESRLRDMNRMTRIIRAENAKVPIESVLNLSAFDLDQILKRRPTFLEPEYPFEWTGVYDLDAGKYELMLEEGPDPEMSLVALVNQGESEEELKDGAESSVRLYAEKANTLEPGNTIPYGEHINLKLDDKGNKSFILNIEKPTKIGLFTQHTAEEFNMKVIKREENKEIPFNTERFWQAEHEHDDEVGSIAIERFGDVDPEKLNTWMGRLLSEKGVDIFRTKGFISYSGNPRRIVFQGVHMLFTAQPDKEWGNEPRRNQLVFIGRNLNEKEMQEGFDKCLI from the coding sequence ATGAGCATCAAAGATAAAGTTCCCGTTACTATTCTCACTGGATTTTTAGGTTCAGGAAAGACTACTTTGCTTAATAGAATATTGAGTGAAGAGCACGGTAAAAGAATAGCCGTAATTGAGAATGAATACGGTGAAGTAGGTATAGATCAAGGGCTAGTAATTAATGCCGATGAAGAAGTATTTGAGATGTCAAATGGGTGCATTTGTTGTACTGTTCGCGGTGATTTAATAAGAGTCCTTGGCAACCTTATGAAAAGAAGAGATAAGTTTGACTATGTTTTAGTAGAAACGACAGGATTAGCAGATCCAGGCCCAGTTGCTCAGACTTTTTTCATGGATGAAGAGATTAGTTCTGAATTTACTCTTGATGGAATTGTGACTTTAGTTGATGCTGCACATATCGATCAGCAACTAGGAAGGAGTGATGAAAGTTCAGAACAAGTTGCATTTGCAGATGTTCTTGTCCTTAATAAAACTGATTTAGTCTCTGATGATGCACTAAATACTCTTGAATCGAGGTTGAGAGATATGAACCGAATGACTCGAATTATTCGAGCAGAGAATGCCAAAGTACCAATTGAATCAGTCTTAAATCTAAGTGCATTTGATCTTGATCAGATCCTTAAACGCAGACCAACATTTCTTGAACCAGAATATCCTTTTGAATGGACAGGTGTTTACGATCTTGATGCAGGTAAATATGAATTAATGCTAGAAGAAGGACCAGATCCAGAAATGTCCCTAGTAGCTCTCGTTAATCAAGGTGAGAGTGAGGAGGAACTCAAAGATGGGGCTGAATCCTCCGTAAGACTTTATGCAGAAAAAGCTAATACTTTAGAACCTGGAAATACTATCCCATATGGAGAACATATAAATCTCAAATTAGATGATAAAGGGAATAAATCCTTCATCCTTAACATAGAAAAACCAACCAAAATAGGTTTGTTTACACAGCATACTGCTGAAGAATTCAATATGAAAGTCATTAAAAGAGAGGAAAATAAAGAGATTCCATTTAATACTGAAAGGTTTTGGCAAGCAGAGCATGAACATGATGATGAAGTAGGCTCAATTGCTATAGAGCGTTTTGGAGATGTTGATCCAGAAAAACTAAATACTTGGATGGGAAGGCTTCTCTCAGAAAAAGGAGTGGACATATTCAGAACTAAAGGTTTCATAAGTTACTCAGGGAACCCAAGGCGAATAGTTTTCCAAGGAGTACACATGTTATTTACTGCGCAACCTGACAAAGAATGGGGCAACGAACCTCGTAGAAATCAACTTGTTTTTATCGGTAGAAATCTAAATGAGAAAGAAATGCAAGAAGGCTTTGATAAATGCCTGATATAG